A DNA window from Bacteroidetes bacterium SB0662_bin_6 contains the following coding sequences:
- the pabB gene encoding aminodeoxychorismate synthase component I, with protein MSGARESFPSFDKHAEAAPGKVVLGPGWNGCGGVVLQGLQKTFAAYALDEVSPMLDKACRAAEDGLHVAGFVAYEAAPAFDRAMRCRLPRTPLVWMAAFSDREAWAPGPCPSDFVSFPVPIPARFAYDPAHYLSLVKTVREHIREGNVYQVNVTGPMSFTPPCEPWPLFQALLRRQPVPYAAWLDVGSFRILSCSPELFFDRRGDCITTRPMKGTVARGRNASEDTAFEQWLEKDEKNRAENVMIVDLLRNDLSKCCEPGSVRTADLFRTERYETLMQMTTSVQGRLSPGAATQDIFAALFPCGSVTGAPKIRAMDIIHRCEPEPRGAYCGAVGYMHRDRAVFNVAIRTAEVLSGEARLGVGSGLVWDSVPEEEYEECLLKAGFLTGLNVSSTVYGSSVASSPSVLLREPEPAGDMLPPLLIETMRCGDGAIALLEGHVDRLRTSSQTLGYDFDEQVFRRRVADAACLQEVCRIRATLDASGRIEISVHALDEAHAPGALRLCLAGVRIDSSDPYRRHKTTYREHYDRLHREAAGQGFDEVIFLNERGEVAEGSRTNVVAEFGSRRITPPVNSGALPGVYRRFLLETCSDLEEGVLFPEDLHRADALYVCNAVAGYVQARLDEISGISE; from the coding sequence ATGAGCGGGGCAAGGGAATCGTTTCCATCTTTTGATAAACACGCCGAGGCGGCACCCGGAAAGGTTGTTCTGGGACCCGGATGGAACGGATGCGGAGGGGTGGTTCTGCAAGGGCTGCAGAAAACATTCGCGGCCTATGCGCTCGACGAAGTTTCTCCCATGCTGGACAAGGCCTGTCGGGCGGCGGAAGACGGATTGCATGTGGCCGGTTTTGTGGCATACGAGGCGGCGCCTGCATTTGATCGGGCGATGCGATGCAGACTTCCTCGCACCCCCCTGGTCTGGATGGCTGCCTTTTCCGACCGTGAGGCATGGGCGCCCGGTCCTTGCCCGTCTGATTTTGTCTCCTTTCCTGTTCCGATTCCTGCGCGCTTTGCATACGATCCGGCACACTACCTTTCTCTTGTAAAGACTGTCCGGGAGCATATCCGGGAAGGCAATGTCTATCAGGTCAATGTCACCGGCCCGATGTCTTTCACTCCCCCCTGTGAGCCATGGCCCCTGTTTCAGGCCCTGTTGCGTCGCCAGCCGGTGCCTTACGCAGCCTGGCTTGACGTCGGATCCTTCCGGATACTCAGTTGCTCGCCCGAATTATTCTTTGATCGCCGGGGCGATTGCATAACGACCCGGCCGATGAAAGGCACGGTGGCCAGGGGTCGCAATGCTTCGGAAGACACGGCATTCGAGCAGTGGCTGGAAAAGGACGAAAAAAACCGCGCCGAGAATGTCATGATCGTTGATTTGCTCCGCAACGATTTATCCAAATGCTGCGAGCCGGGCTCGGTGCGTACCGCGGACCTGTTCAGAACGGAACGGTACGAAACACTTATGCAGATGACCACGTCCGTTCAGGGACGTTTGTCCCCGGGTGCGGCCACACAGGATATTTTTGCAGCGTTGTTTCCATGCGGCTCCGTGACAGGTGCGCCCAAGATACGGGCTATGGATATTATTCATCGCTGCGAACCGGAGCCGCGCGGTGCGTATTGCGGCGCTGTAGGGTATATGCACAGGGATCGTGCGGTTTTCAATGTCGCGATCAGAACGGCCGAGGTGCTGTCCGGGGAGGCGCGGCTCGGTGTCGGCAGCGGTCTCGTGTGGGATTCCGTTCCGGAAGAAGAATACGAGGAGTGTTTGCTCAAGGCCGGATTCCTGACCGGCTTGAATGTGTCGTCGACGGTGTACGGTTCTTCCGTCGCTTCGTCTCCTTCGGTGCTGTTACGGGAGCCCGAACCGGCAGGGGATATGCTTCCCCCTTTGCTGATAGAAACCATGCGCTGCGGAGATGGCGCCATTGCGCTTCTTGAGGGACATGTGGATCGCCTGCGTACGTCCTCCCAAACGCTGGGATACGATTTTGACGAACAGGTCTTTCGCCGGCGTGTGGCAGATGCCGCCTGCTTACAGGAAGTATGCAGGATCCGCGCCACGCTGGATGCTTCCGGGCGCATCGAAATCTCCGTGCATGCGCTTGACGAGGCGCATGCGCCCGGGGCATTGCGTCTTTGTCTTGCCGGCGTGCGTATCGATTCCTCCGATCCGTACCGCCGCCACAAAACAACATACCGGGAGCACTACGACCGCCTGCACCGGGAGGCGGCGGGGCAGGGATTCGACGAGGTGATTTTTTTGAACGAGCGTGGAGAAGTGGCCGAGGGCTCACGCACAAATGTCGTAGCGGAATTCGGCTCCCGGCGCATTACTCCCCCGGTGAATTCAGGTGCGCTTCCGGGAGTATACCGGCGTTTCCTTTTGGAGACGTGCAGCGATCTGGAAGAAGGCGTGCTGTTTCCCGAGGATTTGCACCGTGCGGACGCGCTCTATGTATGCAACGCCGTGGCGGGATACGTCCAGGCCCGCTTGGACGAGATTTCAGGAATCTCTGAATAA
- a CDS encoding 4'-phosphopantetheinyl transferase superfamily protein, with protein sequence MSWSAVRTEKSRGSRRSLCEVFAFRELLPMNNLPVDVTMRYLHSGSGDGDRMRALLSEEEVQRVESFTDPKRRREFVLGRVAARLLLSERLAVAPSEVGLRVAESGVVEVASGGLYLSISHSGDWAVAVASPRRVGVDIERITPRLPELEQYMLHPDEPSLADVLPLDRERANILCWTLKEATLKAMHRGLAYSPKKLRLDVGLEEGRATVRDADGRLWEAWFEERDSYYAAVSVAPQAAMLSDIKG encoded by the coding sequence ATGAGCTGGTCGGCGGTAAGGACTGAGAAGAGCCGCGGGTCTCGTCGGAGTTTGTGTGAGGTGTTCGCTTTCCGGGAACTCCTTCCAATGAACAACTTACCCGTGGATGTCACGATGCGTTATCTCCACTCCGGATCCGGAGATGGGGACAGGATGCGGGCCTTGCTTTCCGAGGAGGAGGTCCAACGTGTTGAGTCATTTACCGATCCGAAGCGCCGCAGGGAATTCGTGTTGGGTAGGGTGGCTGCCCGTTTGCTCTTGTCAGAGCGCCTTGCTGTGGCGCCCTCCGAGGTGGGACTCAGGGTGGCGGAGAGCGGCGTTGTGGAGGTCGCTTCGGGTGGATTGTATCTTTCCATTTCCCATTCCGGGGATTGGGCTGTTGCTGTCGCATCTCCACGCCGGGTCGGGGTGGATATCGAACGGATAACACCGCGGCTTCCCGAACTTGAGCAATACATGTTGCATCCCGACGAACCATCCCTGGCGGATGTACTTCCTCTCGACAGGGAACGGGCGAATATTTTATGCTGGACCCTGAAAGAGGCGACGCTCAAGGCCATGCACAGGGGACTGGCTTATTCTCCGAAGAAACTTCGCCTCGATGTGGGTTTAGAGGAGGGCCGGGCGACCGTTCGGGATGCCGATGGTCGTCTTTGGGAAGCCTGGTTCGAAGAGCGGGATAGCTATTATGCGGCGGTATCGGTTGCCCCGCAAGCAGCTATGCTATCGGATATTAAAGGTTGA
- a CDS encoding STAS domain-containing protein — MTVPCSSITSAFVAVVETSMPTKYDMACLVRKGYLPECTRNGPKKLDSLFRGLRVAPGPACGPSGAPLPDRAGSDFLQTGPQKDTPCFRRRRVLKCKSGQAQHSPITEECTMAVEAKWEQKEGIAIAQISGRIDSTAASGFQGALESGLHGNNRIVVLDFEQVNYISSAGLRVIVAIAKQLREQDVKLALCSLSKPVYEVFSISGFDQLIAIRASQAEALGQLDDSGSGEEETALAPADLESSFDTDIIADNMRDIAAFTIEKYEFRHDCTLSEEVRERAKSKIERALSQRVGNMQQLHQRILRAMFILADETLDELVGGKD; from the coding sequence ATGACTGTGCCTTGTTCGTCGATCACGAGCGCCTTCGTCGCTGTGGTCGAAACATCTATGCCAACGAAATACGACATGGCTTGCCTGGTGAGGAAGGGATACTTGCCGGAATGTACGAGAAATGGTCCGAAAAAGTTGGACAGTCTTTTCCGAGGGCTTCGCGTAGCGCCCGGGCCGGCGTGCGGTCCTTCGGGCGCCCCGTTGCCGGATCGTGCCGGTTCAGACTTTCTGCAAACAGGTCCCCAAAAGGACACGCCTTGCTTTAGACGGCGCAGAGTCCTAAAATGCAAATCAGGTCAGGCGCAACACTCACCAATAACTGAGGAATGTACAATGGCTGTCGAGGCAAAATGGGAACAGAAGGAAGGAATCGCAATTGCTCAAATTTCGGGACGCATTGATAGCACCGCTGCTTCTGGATTTCAAGGTGCTTTGGAGTCCGGGCTCCATGGTAACAACCGGATCGTGGTGCTCGACTTCGAGCAAGTAAACTATATCAGTAGTGCGGGCTTGCGGGTTATCGTGGCGATTGCCAAGCAACTCAGGGAACAGGATGTGAAACTTGCGCTCTGTTCCCTCTCGAAGCCGGTGTACGAAGTCTTTTCGATCAGTGGCTTTGATCAACTCATAGCAATTCGCGCTTCGCAAGCTGAGGCGCTCGGTCAACTCGATGATAGCGGTAGCGGGGAAGAAGAGACAGCATTGGCGCCGGCAGATCTTGAAAGCTCATTCGACACCGATATTATAGCGGATAACATGCGCGATATAGCGGCCTTTACCATTGAGAAATACGAATTCAGGCATGACTGTACACTCTCTGAGGAGGTGCGCGAGAGGGCGAAATCAAAGATAGAAAGAGCATTGTCGCAGCGGGTTGGGAATATGCAGCAGTTGCACCAACGCATTCTGAGAGCAATGTTTATCTTGGCGGACGAAACCCTTGATGAGCTGGTCGGCGGTAAGGACTGA
- the xylB gene encoding xylulokinase, producing the protein MSYFVGIDVSTTATKALVIDEQGTVIQTASTEYAFDTPHPQWSEQAPSLWWHGATESIRKALAGADIPGKEVTAIGLTGQMHGLVLLDVAGRVLRPAILWNDQRTSAECDEIIERVGRTELIARTGNDALTGFTAPKILWVRRHEPAIFEKIRQVLLPKDYVRFRLTGEYATDRAGAAGTLLLDVRKRDWSDEVLARLDIPSQWLPPTHEGPDITGTLSAEAAEATGLAVGTPVVAGGGDQSAQAVGVGAVQEGIVALTLGTSGVVFASVNKPFIDPDGRLHSFCHAAPDTWHLMGVMLSAAGSLRWYRDTLFPNTSWDDLLDPARDVQPGAQGLLFLPYLTGERTPHADPMARGAFVGLTVRHESKHMTRSVLEGVAFGLRDSFEIMRSAGLTSIDQVRISGGGARSALWRNILADVLETELVTVNTTEGAAFGAALLAGTGVGAWRDVHEACSATIHVTGNTPKNPETAARYRPFYRAYCDLYPALHASFRTIGGS; encoded by the coding sequence ATGTCGTATTTCGTTGGCATAGATGTTTCGACCACAGCGACGAAGGCGCTCGTGATCGACGAACAAGGCACAGTCATACAAACGGCATCCACGGAGTATGCCTTCGACACCCCGCACCCACAATGGAGCGAACAGGCCCCTTCCTTGTGGTGGCATGGTGCAACGGAAAGTATACGCAAGGCGCTGGCCGGAGCGGATATCCCCGGCAAGGAGGTGACCGCCATCGGACTGACGGGCCAGATGCACGGTCTTGTTTTACTGGATGTCGCGGGCCGCGTACTTCGCCCCGCGATCCTCTGGAACGATCAGCGCACCTCCGCCGAATGCGACGAAATCATTGAGCGGGTGGGGCGCACAGAACTGATTGCCCGTACAGGCAACGATGCGCTGACCGGATTCACTGCCCCGAAGATCCTTTGGGTCCGCCGGCACGAACCAGCGATCTTCGAAAAAATCCGGCAAGTGCTTCTCCCGAAAGATTATGTGCGCTTCCGACTTACCGGCGAGTACGCCACGGATCGGGCGGGTGCAGCAGGCACATTGTTGCTCGATGTGCGCAAGCGCGACTGGTCAGACGAAGTGCTTGCAAGACTCGACATCCCCTCCCAATGGCTCCCACCTACACACGAAGGCCCGGACATTACGGGAACGCTTTCAGCCGAGGCGGCGGAAGCTACCGGGCTGGCAGTCGGGACTCCGGTAGTCGCAGGCGGGGGCGACCAGAGCGCGCAGGCCGTGGGGGTCGGAGCGGTACAGGAAGGCATCGTGGCGCTTACCCTCGGAACATCCGGGGTAGTGTTTGCTTCGGTGAACAAACCCTTTATCGACCCGGATGGGCGCCTGCATTCCTTCTGTCACGCGGCGCCGGATACCTGGCACCTGATGGGCGTCATGCTTTCGGCAGCGGGGAGCTTGCGATGGTACCGGGACACGCTATTCCCGAACACGTCATGGGACGATCTGCTTGACCCTGCACGGGATGTGCAACCCGGCGCGCAAGGGCTCCTTTTTCTTCCCTATCTGACCGGAGAGCGAACCCCCCATGCCGATCCCATGGCGCGCGGCGCCTTTGTCGGATTAACGGTTCGCCATGAAAGCAAACATATGACTCGCTCCGTTCTCGAAGGCGTGGCCTTTGGCCTGCGAGACAGCTTCGAGATTATGCGGAGCGCCGGTCTGACGTCGATCGATCAGGTGCGAATATCCGGCGGCGGCGCCCGCAGTGCACTCTGGAGAAATATTCTTGCGGACGTGCTGGAAACAGAATTGGTCACAGTCAATACTACGGAAGGGGCGGCATTCGGCGCTGCGCTGCTTGCCGGCACGGGCGTCGGAGCCTGGCGCGATGTCCACGAGGCTTGCAGCGCTACCATCCACGTGACGGGGAATACCCCAAAAAACCCGGAAACGGCGGCGCGCTATCGTCCCTTTTATCGTGCATACTGCGACCTCTACCCTGCCCTGCACGCTTCTTTCCGCACCATAGGCGGCTCGTAA
- the pckA gene encoding phosphoenolpyruvate carboxykinase (ATP) — MRHQISLEYAGIHVDPVYRNLAPAQLYEHIIRQEPAAIVDSGAIAIRSGDKTGRSPADKRLVKHPDSIHNIWWGPINIELDHHTYLVNRERAIDFFNTRDHLYVLDGYAGWDPDHRIKVRIVCSRAYHALFMHNMLIRVPEEDLPDFGEPDYTIFNAGEFPCNRLTSHMTSKTSVDLSFEDREMVILGTAYAGEMKKGVFTIMNYLMPKEHVLSMHCSANEGSDGDVTLFFGLSGTGKTALSADPRRSLIGDDEHGWGENGIFNIEGGCYAKVINLSPEEEPEIYEAIRYGTILENVVYDEVTRAVDFADTSITVNTRASYPVEYIANAKIPCTGGHPHNIIFLTYDAFGVLPPVAKLTPGQAMYHFISGYTAKVAGTEEGVKEPQATFSACLGAAFMVWHPGKYAELLAEKMRAHGADSWLVNTGFTGGPYGIGKRIALAHTRRIIDSIHDKTLREQSMRTDQVFGFAVPTACPGLPANLLAPRTTWVSEEAYDRQARDLANRFAENFERYRDKASPDMLAGGPVLQRS, encoded by the coding sequence ATGCGCCATCAGATTTCGCTCGAATATGCCGGGATACACGTGGATCCGGTATATCGCAATCTCGCCCCTGCGCAGCTTTACGAGCATATCATCCGACAGGAACCCGCTGCTATCGTGGACAGTGGGGCCATCGCCATCCGATCCGGTGACAAGACGGGGCGCAGCCCTGCTGACAAGCGGCTTGTAAAACATCCCGACAGCATCCACAACATCTGGTGGGGCCCCATAAACATCGAACTGGATCACCATACCTATCTCGTCAATCGGGAACGGGCCATCGATTTCTTTAACACAAGAGATCATTTGTATGTCCTCGACGGGTATGCCGGATGGGATCCGGATCACCGGATCAAGGTGCGCATCGTTTGTTCACGGGCGTACCATGCCCTTTTCATGCACAATATGCTCATCCGGGTTCCTGAGGAAGATTTGCCGGATTTTGGCGAACCGGATTATACGATTTTCAACGCCGGCGAATTTCCCTGTAACCGGCTCACCTCGCATATGACCTCGAAAACGAGCGTCGATCTCAGTTTCGAGGATCGGGAAATGGTTATCCTCGGAACCGCGTATGCGGGAGAAATGAAAAAGGGCGTCTTCACCATCATGAATTACCTGATGCCGAAAGAGCACGTGCTGTCAATGCACTGCTCGGCCAATGAGGGTTCGGATGGGGACGTCACCCTGTTCTTCGGACTTTCCGGCACCGGCAAAACCGCGCTTTCCGCCGATCCTCGCCGTAGCCTGATTGGAGACGACGAACATGGATGGGGAGAAAACGGCATTTTTAACATAGAGGGCGGCTGTTACGCCAAGGTCATCAATTTATCCCCGGAAGAAGAACCGGAGATTTACGAGGCGATCCGCTACGGGACCATTCTCGAAAATGTGGTATACGACGAAGTAACACGGGCGGTGGATTTTGCCGATACGAGCATCACCGTCAATACGCGAGCGTCGTACCCGGTCGAATATATCGCTAATGCAAAGATACCTTGTACCGGGGGGCATCCGCACAATATTATCTTTCTGACCTATGATGCATTCGGTGTCCTGCCCCCGGTAGCCAAACTGACCCCCGGACAGGCCATGTACCATTTTATCAGCGGATACACTGCAAAAGTGGCGGGCACCGAGGAAGGCGTGAAGGAACCCCAGGCCACTTTTTCCGCCTGTCTCGGCGCAGCGTTCATGGTATGGCACCCCGGCAAATATGCAGAGTTGCTGGCCGAAAAGATGCGTGCACACGGCGCCGACTCATGGCTCGTAAACACCGGATTTACCGGGGGACCGTACGGCATCGGGAAGCGCATTGCCCTTGCCCACACACGCCGGATAATCGACTCGATCCACGACAAAACGCTGCGCGAACAGTCCATGCGAACCGATCAGGTCTTCGGATTTGCCGTACCGACCGCATGCCCCGGCCTGCCCGCCAACCTCCTTGCCCCACGCACAACCTGGGTCAGCGAAGAAGCGTATGACCGGCAGGCGCGCGATCTGGCGAACCGTTTCGCAGAAAATTTTGAACGGTACAGGGACAAGGCATCCCCGGATATGCTCGCCGGGGGGCCGGTTCTGCAAAGATCATAG
- a CDS encoding dicarboxylate/amino acid:cation symporter, with amino-acid sequence MNLIATGAVWWKKLHWQILIAMVIGIGAGMIGGEPLADSVEWIGQLFMKLLRMVIVPLVFTSIVAGVASVGSGRAVGRLFSKTLGYYVLTSLLAITTGLILVNIFRPGEKTDVANAIQADMPDIRTPSSPVDILMDIVPANVIEAAAGAQMLAVIFFSIILGLAIVGLPEKPQTTLRNFFDAAFQAMMKITTGVIMVAPIGVFGLIATLVGRTGFETFGALGLYMFVLSLGLTIHLFVTLPLVLFFLGRINPIIHFRNMIEPLVTAFSTASSGATLPVTMQTVETRVGVSNRVSSFTLPMGATINMDGTALYECLGAIFIAQALGVSLGFTDQVVIVFTALLASIGAAAIPSAGLVVIFIVLEAVGLTGAGPAFIVGAMLAIDRPLDMFRTAVNVYSDSCGAAIIARSEGEENVDTHVVT; translated from the coding sequence ATGAATCTCATAGCAACCGGAGCCGTTTGGTGGAAAAAATTGCACTGGCAGATACTGATCGCGATGGTGATCGGTATCGGGGCTGGTATGATAGGAGGAGAACCTCTTGCCGATAGCGTGGAATGGATTGGACAATTGTTCATGAAGTTGCTTCGCATGGTCATCGTCCCGCTTGTGTTCACATCCATTGTTGCAGGGGTTGCATCGGTGGGCAGTGGGCGCGCCGTGGGGCGGCTCTTCTCCAAAACCCTCGGGTATTATGTATTGACGAGCCTGCTGGCCATCACCACCGGCCTGATTCTGGTGAATATCTTTCGTCCGGGCGAAAAGACCGATGTGGCGAATGCCATCCAGGCCGATATGCCTGACATCAGGACGCCCAGTTCCCCGGTGGATATCCTCATGGATATCGTACCGGCGAATGTGATCGAGGCGGCGGCGGGCGCCCAGATGCTTGCCGTTATCTTCTTCAGCATCATCCTGGGTCTGGCCATTGTAGGGTTGCCGGAGAAGCCCCAGACCACTCTGAGGAATTTTTTCGATGCGGCGTTTCAGGCCATGATGAAGATCACTACCGGCGTGATCATGGTGGCGCCCATTGGCGTTTTCGGCCTTATTGCCACGCTGGTGGGCCGCACGGGGTTTGAAACGTTCGGGGCGCTGGGGCTCTATATGTTCGTGCTGTCTCTGGGGTTGACGATTCACTTGTTTGTTACACTGCCTCTGGTGCTTTTCTTCCTCGGGAGAATAAACCCGATCATCCATTTCCGGAATATGATCGAGCCGCTCGTTACGGCGTTTTCGACGGCTTCGTCGGGCGCCACGCTTCCTGTGACGATGCAGACGGTAGAAACGAGGGTAGGCGTGTCGAACCGCGTATCGTCGTTTACATTGCCGATGGGCGCTACGATAAATATGGATGGCACGGCGCTCTATGAGTGTCTCGGGGCCATTTTCATTGCCCAGGCGCTGGGCGTGTCCCTGGGTTTCACGGACCAGGTGGTTATCGTGTTCACCGCATTACTGGCCTCGATAGGGGCTGCCGCAATACCCTCTGCAGGCCTGGTGGTCATTTTTATTGTGCTGGAAGCCGTGGGGCTGACCGGTGCAGGCCCGGCATTCATCGTGGGCGCCATGCTCGCCATCGATCGTCCGCTCGACATGTTCAGGACCGCCGTGAATGTGTACAGCGATTCGTGCGGGGCAGCGATTATCGCCCGTTCGGAAGGGGAAGAAAATGTGGACACGCACGTCGTTACGTAG
- a CDS encoding DASS family sodium-coupled anion symporter: protein MFAATGSSSTASALHFRQWVGLGAGVLLCVVLLFMPPPADMPLSAWRTAAVGILMAVWWMTEAIPISATALLPLVLFPLLGIADIRAAASPYANPLVFLFLGGFLIAAGMERWNLHRRLALRIIAMMGPRPYAILAGFMIAAAFLSMWVSNTATALMMLPIGLSVAELVRQTDSKEVEHFTIGLMLIIAYSCSIGGIATLVGTPPNAFFAGFMLETYNMSVGFVEWMQIGVPMALIALPLMYFVLTRGVYPVKIREIPGGAAFIHSELAAMGRMSRPEKMVMALFVTAAVLWMTRPLLTPVIPGLSDAGIAMGVGLLFFLLPVNVPKRVFLLEWNDAERLPWGLLILFGGGLSLAAAINDTGLAAWLGAQAGLIEKWPVFLIILVIATTIIFLTELTSNIATVAAFLPIVASVGVGLGESPLVFTVPAVLAASCAFMLPVATPPNAIVYSSEYVTIPRMARAGILLNILFIFLVTLIGYALVPLVNLG from the coding sequence GTGTTTGCAGCTACCGGTTCGTCATCGACAGCATCCGCTCTTCACTTCAGGCAGTGGGTCGGCCTCGGCGCAGGTGTGCTTTTATGCGTGGTTTTGCTGTTTATGCCTCCCCCCGCGGATATGCCGCTTTCCGCCTGGAGGACGGCGGCTGTGGGTATCCTGATGGCCGTCTGGTGGATGACCGAGGCCATTCCCATATCCGCTACGGCGCTTTTGCCGCTTGTGCTTTTTCCCTTGTTGGGTATTGCGGATATACGCGCCGCGGCATCCCCCTATGCGAACCCACTGGTTTTTCTGTTTCTTGGCGGCTTCCTGATTGCGGCGGGTATGGAACGGTGGAATCTTCACCGTCGCCTTGCCTTGCGCATCATTGCCATGATGGGGCCGCGTCCCTATGCGATTCTGGCCGGGTTCATGATCGCGGCCGCGTTTTTGAGTATGTGGGTCAGTAACACGGCGACCGCACTGATGATGCTGCCGATCGGATTATCCGTGGCGGAACTTGTGCGCCAGACCGATTCGAAGGAGGTGGAGCATTTTACGATAGGACTCATGCTGATCATTGCGTATTCGTGCAGCATAGGCGGTATCGCGACCCTGGTTGGAACTCCTCCGAATGCGTTTTTTGCAGGATTCATGCTGGAGACGTACAACATGTCCGTCGGGTTCGTGGAGTGGATGCAGATCGGCGTACCCATGGCCCTGATTGCTCTTCCGCTCATGTATTTTGTGCTGACAAGGGGAGTCTATCCGGTCAAAATCCGGGAAATTCCCGGGGGGGCGGCATTCATTCATTCCGAACTGGCCGCAATGGGGCGCATGAGCCGGCCGGAAAAAATGGTGATGGCTCTGTTCGTTACCGCGGCCGTCTTGTGGATGACGCGCCCCCTGCTTACCCCGGTGATTCCCGGTTTATCGGATGCAGGAATTGCTATGGGAGTGGGCTTGCTGTTTTTTCTATTGCCGGTCAATGTCCCGAAAAGGGTGTTTTTGCTCGAGTGGAACGATGCCGAACGTTTACCCTGGGGATTGCTCATTCTGTTCGGCGGCGGGTTGAGTCTTGCCGCGGCGATCAATGATACCGGGCTTGCGGCCTGGCTCGGTGCGCAGGCCGGCCTTATTGAGAAATGGCCGGTGTTCCTGATTATTCTGGTCATAGCGACCACGATCATTTTTCTGACGGAATTGACCAGCAATATCGCAACGGTTGCTGCATTTCTGCCGATAGTGGCTTCTGTTGGGGTGGGTCTCGGCGAGTCTCCCCTGGTGTTCACTGTACCCGCGGTACTTGCTGCAAGCTGTGCATTCATGCTTCCCGTAGCGACGCCTCCCAACGCCATCGTATATAGTAGCGAGTATGTGACGATTCCTCGTATGGCGCGCGCCGGTATTCTTCTGAATATCCTTTTTATTTTTCTGGTCACCCTTATAGGCTATGCCCTGGTTCCTCTGGTGAATCTCGGATAG
- a CDS encoding NADP oxidoreductase — translation MAAPGTENHPLRIAIIGAGPAAFYAADHMLKQQDLHVEIDMFDRLPTPFGLVRGGVAPDHQSIKNVTRVYHKTASRPGFRFFGNVCFGSDVTRADLQRHYHQIFYATGAQTDRSLGIPGEDLHGSHSATEFVAWYNGHPDYRHLEFDLSAKSVVVIGVGNVAVDVARILCRTPEELAATDIADHALEKLRESQVREVHMLGRRGPVQAAFTPPEAKELGMLEGADAIVRPEEAALDPLSEEVLASAGRRIRRNVEIVQEIAERDPSGKEKRLHIRFLVSPTEIIGDETGRVSSIRVVHNELHLSENGRLRPRATERFETISAGLIFRSVGYQGVPLADVPFDEQWNVIPNEKGRVVNPATRKHVIGEYAGGWIKRGPSGVIGTNKADSVETATCMLEDVRNGILLSPEAPSAEEAERMICTRCPDYFSYEDWMRLDELETARGKETGRPRVKFTSADAMRKALENAA, via the coding sequence ATGGCCGCACCGGGCACCGAAAATCACCCCCTTCGTATCGCTATTATCGGCGCCGGCCCGGCCGCTTTCTATGCAGCCGATCATATGCTGAAGCAACAGGATCTGCATGTCGAGATTGACATGTTCGACCGGCTTCCTACTCCTTTCGGCCTGGTCCGGGGCGGCGTTGCGCCTGATCACCAGAGTATCAAGAACGTTACCCGGGTCTACCACAAAACCGCCTCCAGGCCCGGGTTCCGTTTCTTTGGAAACGTGTGTTTCGGCTCGGACGTGACCCGCGCTGACCTGCAGCGGCATTACCATCAGATTTTTTATGCCACGGGGGCGCAGACGGATCGCTCCCTCGGTATTCCCGGCGAAGACCTGCATGGCAGCCATTCGGCGACCGAATTCGTGGCATGGTACAACGGACATCCCGACTACCGGCATCTCGAATTCGATCTGTCCGCGAAATCCGTTGTCGTCATCGGTGTCGGAAATGTCGCCGTTGACGTAGCGCGCATATTGTGCCGCACCCCGGAAGAACTTGCAGCCACGGACATTGCCGATCATGCGCTCGAAAAGTTACGCGAAAGCCAGGTCCGCGAGGTTCATATGCTGGGCCGGCGCGGTCCGGTCCAGGCTGCATTCACTCCTCCCGAGGCGAAGGAGTTGGGAATGCTGGAAGGCGCCGACGCCATCGTGCGCCCGGAAGAAGCGGCGCTTGACCCGCTTAGCGAGGAGGTACTCGCATCCGCAGGCCGCCGCATTCGCCGCAACGTGGAAATCGTTCAGGAAATTGCCGAACGCGATCCCTCCGGAAAAGAAAAACGCCTTCACATACGCTTCCTCGTCTCACCCACCGAAATCATCGGGGACGAAACAGGCCGGGTATCGTCAATACGGGTAGTGCATAACGAATTGCACCTGAGCGAGAACGGTCGCCTTCGCCCGCGCGCCACCGAGCGTTTCGAAACGATTTCCGCCGGGCTGATCTTTCGATCCGTAGGGTATCAGGGCGTTCCGCTGGCTGACGTTCCCTTCGATGAACAGTGGAATGTTATTCCTAACGAAAAAGGCCGCGTGGTGAACCCTGCCACCCGCAAACATGTGATCGGCGAATACGCCGGGGGATGGATCAAGAGGGGACCTTCAGGGGTCATCGGTACGAATAAGGCCGACTCCGTGGAAACAGCGACCTGTATGCTGGAAGATGTACGAAACGGGATCCTGCTTTCCCCGGAAGCCCCATCGGCTGAAGAGGCGGAGCGCATGATTTGTACCCGGTGTCCGGATTATTTCAGTTACGAAGACTGGATGCGCCTCGACGAACTGGAAACCGCTCGGGGCAAGGAAACCGGACGCCCCCGGGTAAAATTCACGAGTGCAGACGCCATGCGGAAGGCACTGGAAAACGCGGCGTAG